Proteins encoded together in one Musa acuminata AAA Group cultivar baxijiao chromosome BXJ3-6, Cavendish_Baxijiao_AAA, whole genome shotgun sequence window:
- the LOC103987270 gene encoding probable glucuronosyltransferase Os01g0926700, translating into MGSGTWILALVVLQSVFDGIYGLEQEVNRRTERISGSAGDVLEDDPVGRLKVFVYELPSKYNKKILHKDPRCLNHMFAAEIYMHRFLLSSPVRTLNPEEADWFYAPVYTTCDLTPSGLPLPFKSPRMMRSAIELISTNWPYWNRTEGADHFFVVPHDFGACFHYQEETAIERGILHLLKRATLVQTFGQRNHVCLKDGSITIPPYAPPQKMQTHLIPPDTPRSIFVYFRGLFYDVGNDPEGGYYARGARASVWENFKNNPLFDISTDHPTTYYEDMQRAVFCLCPLGWAPWSPRLVEAVVFGCIPVVIADDIVLPFADAIPWEEIGVFVAEEDVPKLDTILTSIPIEVILRKQRLLANPSMKQAMLFPQPAQPGDAFHQILNGLARKLPHDEGVFLKPGQKILNWTAGPVGDLKPW; encoded by the exons GGAGTGCCGGTGATGTTCTGGAAGATGACCCTGTCGGAAGGTTGAAGGTGTTTGTGTATGAGCTACCCAGCAAATACAACAAAAAGATTCTCCATAAGGATCCCAGATGCCTGAATCACATGTTTGCTGCGGAGATCTACATGCATCGATTCTTGCTCTCTAGTCCTGTTCGAACTCTCAATCCTGAAGAAGCTGATTGGTTCTATGCACCGGTGTATACCACCTGTGACCTAACTCCTAGTGGACTCCCCTTGCCCTTCAAATCACCTCGGATGATGAGAAGTGCAATAGAGTTGATTTCCACTAATTGGCCTTACTGGAACAGAACCGAAGGGGCCGACcacttttttgttgttccacatgaTTTTGGAGCATGCTTTCACTATCAG GAAGAAACAGCAATTGAACGAGGAATCCTTCACTTGCTCAAGCGTGCCACGCTGGTCCAAACCTTTGGGCAAAGAAATCATGTTTGCTTGAAGGATGGTTCCATCACCATTCCTCCATATGCCCCTCCACAGAAAATGCAAACTCACTTGATTCCTCCGGATACTCCTCGCTCAATCTTTGTCTATTTTCGGGGTTTATTTTATGATGTTGGCAATGATCCAGAGGGTGGATATTATGCAAG AGGCGCGAGGGCATCAGTATGGGAGAACTTTAAGAACAATCCACTTTTCGACATCTCTACCGATCACCCTACTACTTATTACGAAGATATGCAGCGGGCTGTTTTCTGCTTGTGCCCATTGGGCTGGGCACCATGGAGCCCTAGATTGGTAGAAGCAGTGGTGTTCGGCTGCATACCTGTTGTCATAGCAGATGATATAGTGCTTCCGTTCGCAGATGCAATACCATGGGAGGAAATTGGTGTGTTTGTGGCTGAGGAGGATGTGCCAAAGTTGGACACAATCCTCACATCAATACCGATAGAGGTAATTCTAAGAAAACAAAGATTGCTTGCTAACCCTTCGATGAAGCAGGCGATGCTGTTCCCGCAACCAGCCCAACCCGGTGATGCTTTCCATCAGATACTGAATGGACTTGCTCGGAAGTTGCCACACGATGAAGGTGTTTTCTTGAAACCAGGTCAGAAAATTCTGAACTGGACCGCTGGTCCTGTAGGTGATCTCAAGCCATGGTAG
- the LOC135640769 gene encoding chalcone synthase RJ5-like, with product MNPDDVVFQADYPDYYFRITKNNHPDYSQSSTTCLTLLPDSDGAIEGHLKEVGLTFHLLKDVPKIISTNIEQNLVKAFEPLGISDRNSIFWIVHPGGSAILDAMEAKLGLEKEKLKATRQVMTEYGNMYSACVLFILDEMRKRSAEDGKATTGEGLEWGVLYGFGPGLTVETVVLRSVAISSR from the coding sequence ATGAACCCGGACGACGTCGTGTTCCAGGCTGACTACCCCGACTATTACTTCCGCATCACGAAGAACAACCACCCCGACTATTCCCAGAGCTCAACCACCTGCCTGACCCTCCTCCCCGACTCCGACGGCGCCATCGAGGGCCACCTCAAGGAGGTCGGCCTCACCTTCCATCTGCTCAAGGACGTGCCCAAGATCATTTCCACGAACATAGAGCAGAATCTCGTGAAGGCCTTCGAGCCGTTGGGGATCAGCGACCGGAACTCCATCTTCTGGATCGTGCACCCCGGTGGATCCGCGATCCTCGACGCGATGGAGGCCAAGCTGGGGCTGGAGAAGGAAAAGCTAAAGGCGACGAGGCAGGTGATGACCGAATACGGGAACATGTACAGCGCCTGCGTGCTGTTCATCCTCGACGAGATGAGGAAACGGTCGGCCGAGGACGGGAAGGCGACCACCGGCGAGGGGTTGGAGTGGGGGGTGCTCTACGGGTTCGGTCCTGGCCTCACTGTGGAGACCGTGGTCTTGCGCAGCGTCGCCATATCTTCCCGTTGA
- the LOC103988290 gene encoding mediator-associated protein 2 isoform X1: MQDEGGTTDLEILSPDKSLGGFIRHRSLFRSLVEVGRRRRRERSKSVIMQDEGYKPGPDFEEDSKTPLVDISLTDSTELWLIQWPINQLQPADFDGKELTLKLNRDGKLGSFESASGKSYDFVSFAAHEPDATVFVPSGSETKVVGKISRRVCLVHYPEPGELEKTRFSLSSQRTEGGSVRRSISRPSVTPLRHGSLLGTEGTSHDTFTSVYNPEERSMETPLKSRKRHAASTAPSEISARSADRSSHASGPDSEITNNSLTSERSHREKSKKKKIKLEE, translated from the exons ATGCAAGACGAAGG TGGGACCACCGACCTAGAAATCCTGTCCCCTGATAAATCCCTCGGTGGATTCATCAGACATCGAAGCCTCTTTCGCTCGCTGGTGGAGGTCGGGCGGCGCCGCAGACGCGAGCGATCGAAGTCCGTCATCATGCAAGACGAAGG GTACAAGCCCGGGCCAGATTTCGAAGAAGACTCGAAGACTCCTCTGGTTGATATCTCGTTGACGGACTCGACGGAGCTTTGGCTTATCCAGTGGCCCATTAATCAA TTACAACCTGCTGATTTCGACGGGAAAGAGCTAACGCTCAAGCTCAATCGAGATGGGAAGCTTGGCAGCTTCGAGAGTGCATCTG GTAAGTCTTATGATTTTGTGAGCTTTGCTGCACATGAGCCGGATGCCACCGTGTTTGTACCCTCTGGATCAGAGACGAAAGTAG TTGGGAAGATTTCTCGCAGAGTCTGTCTGGTTCATTATCCAGAGCCTGGTGAACTGGAGAAGACTCGATTCAGTCTAAGCAGTCAGAGAACTGAGGGTG GTTCAGTTCGAAGAAGCATCTCTCGTCCTTCTGTCACTCCACTGAGACATGGAAGCTTGCTAGGAACGGAAGGAACTTCTCATGATACCTTCACCTCTGTATATAACCCTGAAGAAAGAAGCATGGAAACTCCATTGAAGTCCAGGAAGAGACATGCAGCTAGCACTGCACCTTCAGAGATATCTGCAAGGTCTGCTGACCGTTCTTCCCATGCTTCAGGTCCAGACAGTGAGATTACCAATAATTCATTAACATCCGAGAGATCTCATAGGGAgaaatcgaagaagaagaagatcaaatTGGAGGAGTAG
- the LOC103988290 gene encoding mediator-associated protein 2 isoform X2, whose product MQDEGYKPGPDFEEDSKTPLVDISLTDSTELWLIQWPINQLQPADFDGKELTLKLNRDGKLGSFESASGKSYDFVSFAAHEPDATVFVPSGSETKVVGKISRRVCLVHYPEPGELEKTRFSLSSQRTEGGSVRRSISRPSVTPLRHGSLLGTEGTSHDTFTSVYNPEERSMETPLKSRKRHAASTAPSEISARSADRSSHASGPDSEITNNSLTSERSHREKSKKKKIKLEE is encoded by the exons ATGCAAGACGAAGG GTACAAGCCCGGGCCAGATTTCGAAGAAGACTCGAAGACTCCTCTGGTTGATATCTCGTTGACGGACTCGACGGAGCTTTGGCTTATCCAGTGGCCCATTAATCAA TTACAACCTGCTGATTTCGACGGGAAAGAGCTAACGCTCAAGCTCAATCGAGATGGGAAGCTTGGCAGCTTCGAGAGTGCATCTG GTAAGTCTTATGATTTTGTGAGCTTTGCTGCACATGAGCCGGATGCCACCGTGTTTGTACCCTCTGGATCAGAGACGAAAGTAG TTGGGAAGATTTCTCGCAGAGTCTGTCTGGTTCATTATCCAGAGCCTGGTGAACTGGAGAAGACTCGATTCAGTCTAAGCAGTCAGAGAACTGAGGGTG GTTCAGTTCGAAGAAGCATCTCTCGTCCTTCTGTCACTCCACTGAGACATGGAAGCTTGCTAGGAACGGAAGGAACTTCTCATGATACCTTCACCTCTGTATATAACCCTGAAGAAAGAAGCATGGAAACTCCATTGAAGTCCAGGAAGAGACATGCAGCTAGCACTGCACCTTCAGAGATATCTGCAAGGTCTGCTGACCGTTCTTCCCATGCTTCAGGTCCAGACAGTGAGATTACCAATAATTCATTAACATCCGAGAGATCTCATAGGGAgaaatcgaagaagaagaagatcaaatTGGAGGAGTAG